The genomic stretch GATGTGCCGCCGCTTCCGAATATGACCATCGGACGAAGCCTGCGCCCGCTGGTCGAGGAAACGTCGACGGATTGGCACGAATACATTGTCGGCGAAAACTGGCAGGGCTCAGGGAAAATCGGCATCCGCGATGCAACCCACAAGACGATCTTTTATGGCGATGGCGGCCAGATTTGTATCTATAACCTAGAAACCGATCCGCTGGAGATGAACGATCTGTATGGCAAACAGGAGGGCAATACCGTCTTGGCAAAGCACGAGAATCATCTGCTGGAATACCTCGACAAAATTGAGGTGTACGATCCGGCGGATGCTAACCCGAAGGCACGGGCGACCTATAAGACGTACGTTGATTGGTACAGCAGACTGAAAGCGGAGGCTCGATCATGAAACGAAGAACCTTTTTGAAGCTCAGTACACTCGCAGCGCTCGCGGCGCAGGGAAACCTTCCGCTGCTCGCCGCCAAGAAATACTCCTGGGGTGGGGATAACCGCTTTACCGATCCCGCCGCAATCGAACCGATCACGGGATTTCTTCCGAACTGTTCACCGCCGACTGGCGGTGACATGAAAAGCGATTTTTCGGCAAAGTATAAGATGCTGCGGCAGGATGGGCAGGCGGACGGGGTCTCCAGGAATGAAGAGATGGGGTCGCTGGAAATGACGTTTGCGGGCAACACCTGCAACAGCACTGAAATACGGGTCAAAAGCGATAGCGACTACAACACGGTACACATCGACCTGGAATTTCAAGGCCAATACAACAGCGCCAAAAGCTGGACCCTTGAATCCACCTTTTTCGGCCACCCGGAAGCGAGGCTGGTCGAGCGTGGTAACTGGGACGGAAACGCGATGAGCGTGCAAACCAAATCGTGGACGAACAGCTATCCGACTGGCAAGCTGTTGATTGCCCGCTACGCGCTTTGGCCGCTGCTGGCTTCGGGTGTGCTGAAGAATACGCCGTTGATGTTTGATATGCTCGAAGATTGCTCCTTGCGTCGTGCTCAAACCCTGAAATATGCAGGAGAGATTGAAATTCCTGTCGCCGGCGGTACTGCCGTTCTGGACAGCTATGCACATACGGGGTACGCCAGTGTTCCGACCCATTACCTGGTCGACGAAGCCGGCCGCGTGCAACTGATTACGATGCAGACCGTCAACTGGGCACTCACTGAACTAACGTAATCGGAATGTATGAATATGAGGCCCTGACGCAATCGGCACCACTGCAAACTCCTCAGCCGTGGCACCCGGCGCCCTCCGCAATACAACGGCTTGCAAATGATGAATACCGTTAACTCGATCCAACACGCGCGGAGCCCGTTTCACATCCTGATCAAGCCGATTGGGCCGATCTGTAACTTGCGGTGTGAGTATTGCTTCTATCTGACCAAGACCGAGATGTTCGACGACGGCGAGCAGTACCGGATGTCCGATGAGGTGCTCGAGGAGACCATCAGGCAGTATATCGCCGCTCAGCCGCCGGGGACCGAACAGCTTGGCTTCGGCTGGCAGGGGGGCGAGCCGACGCTGATGGGCGTGGACTTCTTCCGCCGGGTGGTCGAGCTACAGACGAAATATGCGCGGCCGGACCTGGAGGTCATTAACGGGTTGCAGACCAACGGAACGCTGTTGGACGACGAGTGGGGCAAGTTCCTCCACGACGAGAAGTTCCTGGTCGGGCTGAGCATCGACGGCCCCGCCGAACTGCACAACCGCTACCGGCTGGACGTCCAGGGGCGCGGCACGTTCGAGAAGGTCATGGCGGGGATGGACGTGCTCAAGCGGCACGAGGTGGAGTACAACGTCCTGACCGTCGTGCATAGCGACAACGCCGACCACCCGCGCGAGGTTTACGATTTCCTGGCCGATGAAGGCGTTACCTTCCTGCAGTTCATCCCCATCGTCGAGCACGACCGGAAGGGCAATGTCTCGAACCGCTCGGTCCAGTCTGAGCAGTTCGGGCGGTTCCTCAACGGTGTCTTCGACCGCTGGCTGCAACGCAACGACGTCGGTCGGGTGTTCGTCCAGCAATTCGACACCAGCCTTGCGATTACCATGGGCTACCCCGCGCCGCTATGCGTCCACGCCGAAACGTGCGGCCGGTCGACGGCGATGGAACACAACGGCGACCTCTACTCCTGCGACCACTGGGTCTTCGCCGAAAACCGGCTGGGTAATGTGATGGAAACCTCGGTCACCGACATGGTCGACGGCGACTTCCAGACCGGCTTCGGACTGGACAAGTCCCGCAAGCTGCCCGGCTACTGCAAGCGGTGCAAGTACCTGCGGTTCTGCAACGGGGAGTGCCCGAAAGACCGTATCAAGACCACCCCTGACGGCCAATCGGGCCTGCACTACCTCTGCGAAGGCTACAAGATGTTTTTCGAGCACTCCGGGCCGGTGTTCGAGAAGATGGCCGACTGCCTCCGCATGGGCCGCCCGGTCAGCGATTACAACGTCATCGACCAGTTCAAACGCCAGGCCCAGGCGGCGCCGCGCCTCCAACCTACGCGCTCGGCCCGACCAGCCGACACCAGACCGGCCGCCCCCAGAAGAAACGAATCCTGCCCTTGCGGGTCCGGCAAGAAGTACAAGAAGTGCTGCATGAAGCGATGATAGACCTGCTCCCAGACGTTTCGCCATGCGTTAGACAATGCGCGCGCTGTTAAGATAGGGAGCGATATACGCCCGGAGCGGTTCCAGACGCGACCCAAATGGGAAATCCCGGCATAGAGAACAAGCCGACGGTAACTAGGAAACAGAAAATGAAGACCAAGATTGGCGTACTCGTTTCACTCGCGATCATACAACTGATCACTGCCGCATCGCTTCAGGCACAGGAACTCAAGCTGGGCGAACTGAAGCTGATGTATACCGAGGATGAGATCCCGATCCGCTACGACGGGAGTCTCTCGACGATTCGCAAGGACGGCGAGATGCACTTCTTCCATTCCTTTGGCTGCCGACTCCAAACCAGCGAGACGCGAAGGAGTCGCCATTCCT from Novipirellula artificiosorum encodes the following:
- a CDS encoding anaerobic sulfatase maturase; its protein translation is MMNTVNSIQHARSPFHILIKPIGPICNLRCEYCFYLTKTEMFDDGEQYRMSDEVLEETIRQYIAAQPPGTEQLGFGWQGGEPTLMGVDFFRRVVELQTKYARPDLEVINGLQTNGTLLDDEWGKFLHDEKFLVGLSIDGPAELHNRYRLDVQGRGTFEKVMAGMDVLKRHEVEYNVLTVVHSDNADHPREVYDFLADEGVTFLQFIPIVEHDRKGNVSNRSVQSEQFGRFLNGVFDRWLQRNDVGRVFVQQFDTSLAITMGYPAPLCVHAETCGRSTAMEHNGDLYSCDHWVFAENRLGNVMETSVTDMVDGDFQTGFGLDKSRKLPGYCKRCKYLRFCNGECPKDRIKTTPDGQSGLHYLCEGYKMFFEHSGPVFEKMADCLRMGRPVSDYNVIDQFKRQAQAAPRLQPTRSARPADTRPAAPRRNESCPCGSGKKYKKCCMKR